In Humulus lupulus chromosome 7, drHumLupu1.1, whole genome shotgun sequence, the following are encoded in one genomic region:
- the LOC133790847 gene encoding uncharacterized protein LOC133790847 translates to MAKKKAAHQPKDPRQEALVQSDHRADQMSEATPIPMAAVDDSSEKLKSLKSLNSRLLKETVERRRQMDSLVQSKEALESALTRSGQEKNALESELTRVGEESLGLELEKGVFRIFLDAQVAQMGVVFDGLVQEKRVEVERVKSEKETEIRSLKSEVNKLVDSLQSEKSEVSRVCVERDDLRKNFDGLVKEADGLKKKVVDTEKRERSMKEEVEKLKIKCEGLMEERVEKESALEALKKEKDFAEKKLGVSQKLIGEFRNKNDQILSEKNGIEREKSELERQVGVLEKEVEQRNATVLDLNREVEVMQASILESERFAKESLNDKEEFEKLKIKCEGLMKEKDLAERKLGVSQKLIGEFRNKNDQILSEKNGIEREKSELERQLGVLEKEVEQRNATVLDLNREVEVMQASILESERFAKESLNDMEMEIKSLKEEKEEKELNIKKLQSQLYEVEVALNMAIIEVNDKQRMIEELAEKKNQIEEGFVNQELETIKLQKEVGELRDALFSLRTSCSDQEEENKQLLSEVSNSKDALGHVEMEIKSLKEEKESNIRKLQSQLHEVEVALNVATKEVMDKQRSIEELAEMKSQIEKGFVNQENEIIKLHKEVGELKDALSALGTSCRDQEEKNKQLLSEVSNNKDALDRLTIQKNETQKAFDGEKKIVENLKLAISEREKSIEEVTKEAQVLRDEHVKLLNKTKATEKQLGSLVKERDAALKSLREVQTKMEDWKSKVEFAGINSERALALLKKTSAMVSVSQSEQSSTDGKKDVVIQQRKLEGEVQPYVTELEAIQNAFKNKEKMVEDMKQQVEHLKRSTAQACKLKNVWAFVSSATTLFAAVTFAYAAKPR, encoded by the coding sequence ATGGCCAAAAAGAAAGCAGCCCATCAACCCAAAGATCCCAGGCAAGAAGCCCTTGTACAGTCAGACCACAGAGCAGACCAAATGAGTGAAGCCACCCCTATCCCCATGGCCGCCGTCGATGACTCTTCAGAAAAGCTCAAGAGCTTGAAGTCCCTCAACTCAAGGCTTCTCAAGGAGACCGTTGAGCGGAGGCGACAGATGGACTCTTTGGTTCAATCCAAAGAGGCTCTAGAGTCTGCGTTGACTCGGTCCGGTCAGGAGAAGAATGCATTGGAGTCTGAGCTGACTCGGGTCGGTGAGGAGAGTCTTGGTTTGGAGTTGGAGAAGGGTGTGTTTCGTATTTTTTTGGACGCCCAGGTGGCCCAAATGGGAGTTGTGTTTGATGGGTTGGTGCAAGAGAAGAGAGTTGAGGTTGAGAGGGTGAAGAGTGAGAAAGAGACCGAGATAAGGTCACTGAAGAGTGAAGTGAACAAGCTTGTGGATAGTCTTCAAAGTGAGAAAAGTGAGGTGAGCCGGGTGTGCGTTGAGAGGGATGATCTGAGAAAGAATTTTGATGGCCTGGTTAAAGAAGCGGATGGGTTGAAGAAGAAAGTGGTGGATACGGAGAAGAGGGAGCGGTCgatgaaggaggaggttgagaagTTGAAAATAAAATGTGAAGGGCTAATGGAGGAAAGGGTTGAGAAAGAAAGTGCACTTGAGGCGTTGAAGAAGGAAAAAGATTTCGCTGAGAAGAAACTAGGGGTGTCACAGAAGTTGATTGGGGAGTTCAGGAACAAGAATGACCAGATTTTGAGTGAGAAGAATGGCATTGAGAGGGAGAAAAGTGAGTTAGAACGACAAGTTGGTGTGTTAGAGAAGGAAGTGGAGCAACGGAATGCAACTGTATTGGATCTGAACAGAGAGGTTGAAGTAATGCAAGCCAGTATTTTGGAGTCGGAGAGGTTCGCTAAGGAGAGCTTGAATGATAAGGAGGAGTTTGAGAAGTTGAAAATAAAATGTGAAGGGCTAATGAAGGAAAAAGATTTAGCTGAGAGGAAACTAGGGGTGTCACAGAAGTTGATTGGGGAGTTCAGGAACAAGAATGACCAGATTTTGAGTGAGAAGAATGGCATTGAGAGAGAGAAAAGCGAGTTAGAACGACAACTTGGTGTGTTAGAGAAGGAAGTGGAGCAACGGAATGCAACTGTATTGGATCTGAACAGAGAGGTCGAAGTAATGCAAGCCAGTATTTTGGAGTCGGAGAGGTTCGCTAAGGAGAGCTTGAATGATATGGAGATGGAGATCAAGTCATTGAAggaagagaaggaggagaaagAACTAAATATAAAGAAGTTGCAGTCACAATTGTATGAAGTAGAGGTGGCTTTGAATATGGCCATAATTGAAGTAAATGATAAGCAGCGAATGATTGAAGAACTGGCTGAAAAGAAAAACCAGATTGAGGAGGGGTTTGTTAATCAAGAGCTTGAAACTATCAAGCTGCAAAAGGAAGTGGGTGAGCTAAGGGATGCTCTATTTTCACTAAGAACTTCTTGCAGTGATCAAGAGGAAGAGAACAAGCAACTGCTTTCAGAAGTGAGTAATAGCAAGGATGCTCTTGGCCATGTGGAGATGGAGATCAAGTCATTGAAGGAGGAAAAGGAATCAAACATTAGGAAGTTGCAGTCACAACTGCATGAAGTAGAGGTGGCTTTGAATGTGGCCACAAAGGAAGTAATGGATAAGCAACGAAGCATTGAAGAACTAGCTGAAATGAAAAGCCAGATTGAGAAGGGGTTTGTTAATCAAGAAAATGAAATTATTAAGCTGCATAAAGAAGTGGGTGAACTAAAGGATGCTCTATCTGCACTTGGAACTTCTTGCAGGGATCAAGAGGAAAAGAACAAGCAACTGCTTTCTGAAGTAAGTAATAACAAGGATGCTCTTGACCGCCTCACCATTCAGAAGAATGAGACTCAAAAGGCTTTCGATGGTGAAAAAAAGATTGTTGAAAACTTGAAGTTGGCCATTTCAGAAAGGGAGAAGAGCATTGAAGAAGTTACTAAAGAAGCACAGGTTCTGCGGGATGAGCATGTGAAGCTACTTAACAAAACTAAAGCAACAGAGAAACAATTGGGATCATTGGTGAAGGAAAGAGATGCAGCACTAAAGAGCCTTCGTGAGGTGCAGACCAAAATGGAAGATTGGAAATCTAAAGTAGAATTTGCTGGCATCAACTCCGAAAGGGCGCTCGCCTTGTTGAAGAAAACTTCAGCCATGGTTTCAGTTTCTCAATCCGAACAGAGCAGTACAGATGGTAAGAAAGATGTGGTTATCCAGCAGAGGAAGCTCGAAGGAGAAGTTCAACCATATGTTACAGAGTTGGAAGCCATCCAAAATGCTTTCAAGAACAAGGAGAAGATGGTAGAAGACATGAAGCAACAAGTGGAGCATCTGAAGCGCTCAACTGCACAGGCATGTAAGCTGAAAAACGTTTGGGCTTTTGTCTCTTCGGCAACAACTCTTTTTGCGGCAGTTACTTTTGCATACGCTGCCAAACCGCGCTGA